The Mustela nigripes isolate SB6536 chromosome 4, MUSNIG.SB6536, whole genome shotgun sequence genome includes a window with the following:
- the MINPP1 gene encoding multiple inositol polyphosphate phosphatase 1 isoform X1, with protein MLRGPQRFIRVSVAPVAALAVALLSSLSRCSLLEPEDPAVSALSHYFGTKTRYEDANPGLLPDPEAPRRDPELLEDTCTPVQLVALIRHGTRYPTAKQIRKLRQLHGLLQARGRGDGRAGSAGGRDLGAALADWPLWYADWMDGQLVEKGRQDMRQLALRLASLFPALFSLENYGRLQLVTSSKHRCVDSGAAFLQGLWQHYHPGLPPPDVADMECGPPRINDKLMRFFDHCEKFLTEVEKNATALYHVEAFKTGPEMQNILKKVAATLQVPVSNLNADLIQVAFFTCSFDLAIKGVKSPWCDVFDIDDAKVLEYLNDLKQYWKRGYGYTINSRSSCTLFQDIFQHLDKAIEQKQSTWSPRTYLLPL; from the exons ATGCTCCGCGGGCCGCAGCGCTTCATCAGGGTCTCGGTGGCGCCGGTCGCTGCCCTGGCTGTGGCGCTGCTCTCGTCGCTCTCGCGCTGCTCCCTCCTGGAGCCGGAGGACCCCGCGGTTTCGGCGCTCAGCCACTACTTCGGTACCAAGACCCGCTACGAGGATGCCAACCCCGGGCTGCTGCCGGACCCCGAGGCGCCGCGGAGGGACCCCGAACTGCTGGAGGACACCTGCACCCCCGTGCAGCTGGTGGCCCTCATCCGCCACGGCACCCGCTACCCTACGGCCAAGCAGATCCGCAAGCTGCGGCAGCTGCACGGGCTGCTGCAGGCCCGCGGGCGGGGCGACGGGCGCGCTGGCTCCGCGGGCGGCCGCGACCTGGGCGCCGCGCTGGCCGACTGGCCGCTGTGGTACGCGGACTGGATGGACGGGCAGCTGGTGGAGAAGGGGCGGCAGGACATGCGACAGCTGGCGCTGCGCCTAGCCTCCCTCTTCCCGGCTCTGTTTAGCCTCGAGAACTACGGCCGCCTGCAGCTGGTCACCAGCTCCAAGCACCGCTGCGTGGACAGCGGCGCCGCCTTCCTGCAGGGGCTGTGGCAGCACTACCACCCCGGCCTGCCGCCGCCCGACGTCGCAG acaTGGAGTGTGGACCTCCAAGAATTAATGATAAATTAATGAGATTCTTTGATCATTGTGAGAAGTTTTTAACTGAAGTGGAAAAGAATGCTACAGCTCTTTATCATGTAGAAGCCTTCAAAACTGGACCAGAAatgcagaacattttaaaaaaggttgcAGCTACTTTGCAGGTGCCAGTCAGCAATTTAAATGCAG atttaATTCAGGTAGCTTTTTTTACCTGTTCATTTGACCTGGCAATTAAAGGTGTTAAATCTCCTTGGTGTGATGTTTTTGACATAGATGATGCAAAG gtattagAATATTTAAATGATCTGAAGCAATATTGGAAAAGAGGATATGGGTATACTATTAATAGTCGATCCAGCTGCACCCTGTTTCAGGATATCTTCCAGCACCTGGACAAAGCAATTGAacagaaacaaag
- the MINPP1 gene encoding multiple inositol polyphosphate phosphatase 1 isoform X3: MLRGPQRFIRVSVAPVAALAVALLSSLSRCSLLEPEDPAVSALSHYFGTKTRYEDANPGLLPDPEAPRRDPELLEDTCTPVQLVALIRHGTRYPTAKQIRKLRQLHGLLQARGRGDGRAGSAGGRDLGAALADWPLWYADWMDGQLVEKGRQDMRQLALRLASLFPALFSLENYGRLQLVTSSKHRCVDSGAAFLQGLWQHYHPGLPPPDVADMECGPPRINDKLMRFFDHCEKFLTEVEKNATALYHVEAFKTGPEMQNILKKVAATLQVPVSNLNAGIRIFK, encoded by the exons ATGCTCCGCGGGCCGCAGCGCTTCATCAGGGTCTCGGTGGCGCCGGTCGCTGCCCTGGCTGTGGCGCTGCTCTCGTCGCTCTCGCGCTGCTCCCTCCTGGAGCCGGAGGACCCCGCGGTTTCGGCGCTCAGCCACTACTTCGGTACCAAGACCCGCTACGAGGATGCCAACCCCGGGCTGCTGCCGGACCCCGAGGCGCCGCGGAGGGACCCCGAACTGCTGGAGGACACCTGCACCCCCGTGCAGCTGGTGGCCCTCATCCGCCACGGCACCCGCTACCCTACGGCCAAGCAGATCCGCAAGCTGCGGCAGCTGCACGGGCTGCTGCAGGCCCGCGGGCGGGGCGACGGGCGCGCTGGCTCCGCGGGCGGCCGCGACCTGGGCGCCGCGCTGGCCGACTGGCCGCTGTGGTACGCGGACTGGATGGACGGGCAGCTGGTGGAGAAGGGGCGGCAGGACATGCGACAGCTGGCGCTGCGCCTAGCCTCCCTCTTCCCGGCTCTGTTTAGCCTCGAGAACTACGGCCGCCTGCAGCTGGTCACCAGCTCCAAGCACCGCTGCGTGGACAGCGGCGCCGCCTTCCTGCAGGGGCTGTGGCAGCACTACCACCCCGGCCTGCCGCCGCCCGACGTCGCAG acaTGGAGTGTGGACCTCCAAGAATTAATGATAAATTAATGAGATTCTTTGATCATTGTGAGAAGTTTTTAACTGAAGTGGAAAAGAATGCTACAGCTCTTTATCATGTAGAAGCCTTCAAAACTGGACCAGAAatgcagaacattttaaaaaaggttgcAGCTACTTTGCAGGTGCCAGTCAGCAATTTAAATGCAG gtattagAATATTTAAATGA